The Prunus persica cultivar Lovell chromosome G7, Prunus_persica_NCBIv2, whole genome shotgun sequence genome has a segment encoding these proteins:
- the LOC18771156 gene encoding uncharacterized protein LOC18771156, whose amino-acid sequence MEDGSSSFIVHKSCTELPVQMHHHPLHAEHPLTLIRNARNYTCNVCREKFYGPTLATFAYCCSKSGCDFILDLKCASTWRKVTENHSGDHPHQFSLYKKPKLKFECEACGEEGRYSVYICRSSGSIRTALHYRATSKQERTHTFSCLDGPLMALLKSARKCAVMVGIDDLDDDEMIEEASNADHPINPDVQAQQITNEDLHKQIKHFSHQHLLTLISGHHEVIKYDGDDNSTLNCDGCTGPISPTDAFYSCMQQEEEEQRNCHFFLHTNCARLPTKTRHRFHPEHLVTLLSKAPSIDGVFKCDICNTFSQGFIYNYEQCSFYLDLQCNFLPDSLKHEAHDHCLILNKAYLMCCVGCGCRPDFRFSCMYLGSCVFSVYCIKCVKLPLITRHKYDNHPLKLTDASVTDDDEYYCEICEGEGDPEYWFYSCEDCDFNFHPDCVLGRYPQIKLGSTYKLDAHPHPVTLVDKIKSVIPNDKRYKDISPCVECHEPCEGLVYECSECNINIHRNGCCNLQEQD is encoded by the exons ATGGAAGATGGAAG CAGCAGCTTCATTGTTCATAAATCATGCACCGAGCTACCCGTTCAGATGCACCATCACCCCTTGCATGCAGAGCATCCACTCACTCTCATCAGAAATGCCCGAAATTATACTTGTAATGTCTGTAGGGAAAAGTTTTATGGCCCCACCTTGGCTACCTTCGCTTACTGTTGTTCCAAATCTGGATGTGACTTCATCCTCGACCTCAAGTGTGCCTCCACATGGCGCAAAGTCACTGAAAATCATTCCGGTGATCATCCCCACCAATTCAGCCTCTATAAGAAACCAAAACTGAAATTCGAGTGTGAGGCATGTGGCGAGGAGGGACGTTACTCCGTCTATATCTGTAGAAGCTCTGGGTCCATAAGAACTGCACTTCATTACCGGGCCACCTCAAAACAAGAGCGCACCCACACCTTCTCATGCTTAGATGGTCCCTTGATGGCATTATTAAAATCCGCCAGGAA ATGCGCAGTTATGGTGGGCATTGATGACCTTGATGATGACGAGATGATTGAGGAGGCCTCGAATGCTGATCATCCCATTAATCCTGATGTGCAGGCACAACAGATCACCAATGAAGATCTACATAAACAGATAAAGCACTTTAGTCATCAACATTTGTTAACCCTCATCAGCGGTCATCATGAGGTAATTAAATATGACGGTGATGATAACAGTACACTTAATTGTGATGGTTGCACTGGACCCATTTCCCCCACGGATGCCTTTTATAGCTGCAtgcaacaagaagaagaagaacaacgAAACTgtcatttctttcttcatacAAACTGTGCTCGATTACCCACAAAGACGCGTCATCGATTTCACCCAGAACACCTAGTCACACTTCTCTCAAAAGCGCCTTCTATTGATGGTGTGTTTAAGTGTGACATATGCAACACTTTCAGCCAAGGTTTTATCTACAATTATGAACAATGTTCCTTCTACCTTGACCTTCAATGCAATTTTCTTCCGGACTCGCTTAAACATGAGGCCCACGACCATTGCCTCATCCTAAACAAAGCATATTTGATGTGTTGTGTTGGTTGTGGTTGTCGACCAGATTTCCGCTTCAGTTGCATGTATCTAGGATCATGTGTGTTCTCTGTTTATTGTATTAAATGTGTCAAACTACCTCTTATCACTAGGCATAAATATGACAACCATCCTCTCAAGCTTACAGATGCTAGTGTTACAGACGATGATGAATATTATTGTGAAATTTGCGAAGGAGAAGGAGATCCAGAATATTGGTTCTACAGCTGTGAAGACTGTGACTTCAATTTCCATCCTGACTGTGTTCTGGGGAGGTATCCTCAAATCAAGTTAGGAAGCACATACAAGCTTGATGCTCACCCACACCCGGTCACCCTTGTTGATAAGATAAAGAGTGTCATTCCTAATGACAAGCGATACAAGGATATTAGTCCTTGCGTGGAGTGTCATGAACCTTGCGAAGGATTGGTGTATGAATGTTCAGAATGTAATATAAATATCCACCGAAACGGatgttgcaacttgcaagaaCAAGATTAG
- the LOC18770739 gene encoding uncharacterized protein LOC18770739: protein MERMENQGLKFHHFSHEHPLEHTNSPPKQNKTCAGCNLMILPGKDYYSCPTCSFFLHQVCYNMPPKTRHPAHPSHYLNLHPSPPSSTKGPLNCQACGNHVTGFYYDCADCGLYFHGLCSGLPICIAIPSHPHALKLSFSPPFDLCCDLCNEPGYDGWLYRCLICEFDTHISCAISNQTGLQPPQNGTPLLSTSTFSRQTKHSSASSFGISVAENYNIEGNELLQLVRQKVSRGNFKSIGWDERLYSPKQNFNVRVSKLGHGGPDQTDAGMAITSSNPKDPATPISEDMTLTPSYQFSEACFSIDLAKSYSPYGQSIQAKKESDQQGPKGTSDVRGTFSYSDSTTVPDKISSNSKPAKQPSFVSGPGTNYSNKTGPESRLNEALLIEGDTLKRKEFGPKEKRKAGETMVRSTIGNQSTKSETEISSPSCWQSLFGCCNPGYERSTNLSF from the exons ATGGAAAGAATGGAAAACCAGGGGCTAAAGTTTCACCACTTTAGCCATGAACATCCGTTGGAGCATACCAATTCACCTCCCAAACAGAACAAGACTTGTGCAGGTTGCAATCTCATGATACTGCCTGGTAAGGACTACTACAGCTGCCCAACATGCTCATTTTTCCTGCACCAAGTGTGCTACAACATGCCCCCAAAAACGCGTCACCCGGCTCATCCAAGCCACTACCTGAACCTCCATCCTTCTCCACCTTCAAGCACCAAAGGGCCCTTGAATTGTCAGGCTTGCGGAAATCATGTCACCGGATTTTACTATGATTGCGCCGATTGCGGCCTTTACTTCCATGGCTTGTGCTCAGGCCTGCCCATTTGCATTGCTATTCCATCCCACCCTCATGCATTGAAATTGTCATTTTCACCCCCATTCGATTTATGTTGTGATCTCTGCAATGAGCCAGGTTATGATGGGTGGCTGTATAGATGTCTCATTTGTGAGTTTGATACTCATATTTCTTGTGCCATTTCTAACCAGACAGGTCTTCAACCTCCCCAAAATGGAACTCCACTGCTATCCACCAGCACGTTTTCAAGGCAGACTAAGCATTCTTCAGCATCTTCTTTTGGGATCAGTGTTGCAGAAAATTACAATATTGAAGGCAATGAACTGTTGCAGTTGGTAAGGCAGAAAGTTTCTAGGGGCAACTTTAAAAGTATTGGCTGGGATGAGAGATTATATTCTcctaaacaaaatttcaatgtTAGAGTTAGCAAACTTGGACATGGTGGACCAGATCAAACAGATGCAGGCATGGCCATCACTTCTTCGAATCCAAAAGATCCAGCAACTCCTATTTCTGAAGACATGACTTTGACTCCAAGTTATCAATTCAGCGAAGCGTGTTTTTCAATAGATTTGGCCAAGTCTTATTCACCTTATGGTCAGAGTATTCAAGCAAAGAAGGAAAGTGATCAACAAGGTCCAAAGGGTACTTCTGATGTTCGAGGAACATTTAGCTACAGCGATAGTACTACTGTCCCCGACAAGATTTCGAGCAATTCAAAACCAGCAAAACAACCCAGTTTTGTTAGTGGACCTGGTACTAATTATTCCAATAAAACTGGACCAGAAAGTAGGCTGAATGAAGCATTGTTGATTGAAGGTGACACTCTTAAAAGAAAGGAATTTGGCCCaaaggagaagagaaaagcTGGTGAAACAATGGTGAGATCAACGATCGGAAATCAGAGTACTAAATCAGAGACA GAAATTTCCAGCCCTTCATGCTGGCAGAGTCTCTTTGGTTGCTGCAATCCAGGGTATGAAAGAAGCACCAACTTAAGTTTTTAG
- the LOC18770382 gene encoding probable disease resistance protein At5g45490: MAQEIEHYLMEQFENGLDGNDKIISKIPRYSQFQAIKTVLKEIFRSSSSLVDQPLRDKLYNLNNALTECQILSRKRGFYSPEELLTINRIRMELKQIKKELKTILGNSYRGSNQNIDEQIVSISSKDMEPFRWSTRSVDASKVYGFDDDVLSMEKLLVQQESRDRFKAIGFVGREGIGKTTLCQLVFNKPEVKNNFLPRIWVCMARDPDGHEGEDLKVAIVKRMLVYLGVGKETVKSIFDEKHGLEGLLCALYQQLVGKRYLIVLDDARETDSWYGQLDSCLSRDKKWDDGFAFGFPKGHGGRVIATSRNEEVAKMMVGEKNIHHLLPLSDPDICWAIFKDTVEDDRALLNASNLDDLKLEIKLKCGGLPLAAKMMGQAMRTD; the protein is encoded by the coding sequence ATGGCTCAAGAAATTGAACATTATCTAATGGAACAATTCGAGAATGGTCTTGACGGGAATGACAAAATTATCTCCAAGATTCCCAGGTACAGCCAATTTCAAGCAATAAAAACAGTGCTTAAAGAAATTTTCAGGTCATCCTCCTCGCTTGTAGATCAACCACTCAGGGACAAGCTATACAACCTCAACAATGCTTTGACTGAGTGCCAGATTCTATCAAGGAAACGCGGTTTCTACTCTCCTGAGGAGCTACTGACCATCAACAGAATCAGAATGGAGTTAAAACAGATCAAAAAGGAACTCAAGACTATCCTAGGAAACAGTTATAGAGGATCGAATCAGAACATTGATGAACAAATTGTAAGTATTAGCTCAAAGGACATGGAGCCTTTCAGGTGGTCAACTCGTTCAGTGGATGCATCCAAGGTGTATGGATTTGACGATGATGTGTTGTCAATGGAAAAGTTGCTTGTCCAACAAGAAAGTCGAGATCGATTCAAGGCAATAGGCTTTGTTGGTAGGGAAGGGATAGGAAAAACAACACTTTGCCAATTGGTATTCAACAAACCAGAGGTGAAAAACAACTTCCTTCCAAGGATCTGGGTGTGCATGGCCAGAGACCCGGATGGCCACGAAGGTGAAGATCTGAAAGTAGCAATTGTCAAAAGAATGTTGGTGTACCTTGGAGTTGGAAAGGAGACGGTGAAGTCCATTTTCGATGAGAAGCATGGCCTCGAAGGACTGCTGTGTGCTCTCTACCAGCAATTGGTGGGCAAGAGGTATCTGATTGTGCTTGATGATGCTAGGGAGACCGATTCATGGTACGGACAGTTGGATTCTTGTTTGAGCCGTGATAAGAAATGGGATGATGGGTTTGCATTTGGATTTCCAAAAGGCCATGGGGGAAGAGTCATAGCTACAAGCAGGAATGAAGAAGTAGCAAAGATGATGGTTGGGGAGAAAAATATACACCACCTTTTGCCACTTTCAGATCCCGACATCTGCTGGGCAATTTTCAAGGACACGGTTGAGGATGATCGGGCTCTATTGAATGCCTCAAACTTGGATGATCTGAAGTTGGAAATCAAACTAAAATGCGGTGGCCTTCCATTAGCAGCAAAAATGATGGGACAGGCAATGCGGACGGACTGA
- the LOC18771076 gene encoding uncharacterized protein LOC18771076, with protein sequence MRIRKRQVPFPLSSLSPVPLSDPLLHNLNYSPPSPPPMVQLHTHHDPAPTQPKPSNPVEKTARVGHPHPQPSDHHLNQGLLPIGRAGKGCGFSDAAGGDKHKEHNKQDCGLELLILKGEEEEDERGSRDGENNDIRKESILGAETLMGFASGSSSFSHRAVGRWCEGEKAFPLKKRRGSFGRGANMEEKDRKSMKTKMNKKCATQQQNDDDQKQEDEEAKQGLDHANIIVRSNSSATKKRARGSGALMEGSRCSRVNGRGWRCCQQTLVGYSLCEHHLGKGRLRSMTSVRSRSMATTTTSTTTTSTASTASIEKELKRLSASRSSEESPWKEDTKAAVPLDEHDVDEAKGDRDENGGEEEGKPLLVKRKRMKLGIVKARSMSSLLGQTNSAIAAVADEDEDNNNK encoded by the exons ATGAGGATCCGGAAAAGACAGGTGCCCTTccctctctcatctctctctccggTGCCTTTATCAGATCCCCTCCTCCACAACCTCAACTActcaccaccatcaccaccacccatGGTGCAACTCCACACCCACCATGATCCTGCCCCCACCCAACCAAAACCCTCCAACCCAGTTGAGAAAACCGCCCGGGTGGGCCATCCCCATCCTCAGCCGTCTGATCATCATCTCAATCAAGGTCTCTTGCCGATCGGACGGGCAGGGAAAGGCTGCGGTTTTTCTGATGCTGCTGGTGGGGATAAACACAAGGAGCACAACAAGCAAGATTGTGGTTTG GAGCTCTTGATATTGaaaggggaagaagaagaagatgagagaggatcaagagatggagagaataATGATATCag GAAGGAAAGCATATTGGGTGCAGAAACGTTGATGGGCTTTGCTTCAGGATCATCAAGTTTTTCTCACCGAG CCGTTGGGAGATGGTGTGAAGGAGAGAAAGCGTTCCCGTTGAAGAAGCGAAGAGGGAGCTTCGGAAGAGGAGCGAATATGGAGGAGAAAGACAGGAAATCAATGAAGACCAAGATGAACAAAAAATGTGCAACTCAACAGCAAAATGATGATGATCAGAAGCAAGAGGATGAGGAGGCCAAACAAGGCCTTGATCATGCCAATATTATTGTTCGTAGTAATTCGAGTGCAACAAAGAAAAGGGCAAGAGGCAGCGGTGCACTCATGGAGGGGTCGCGGTGCAGTCGAGTTAATGGAAGAGGATGGAGGTGTTGCCAGCAAACTCTTGTTGGCTACTCTCTTTGCGAGCATCACTTGGGCAAGGGAAGGTTGAGGAGCATGACCAGCGTCAGAAGCCGGTCTATGGCAACGACGACGACAAGTACTACTACTACTTCTACTGCAAGTACTGCGTCCATTGAGAAGGAGCTCAAGCGGTTATCAGCATCTAGATCTTCTGAGGAGTCGCCATGGAAAGAAGACACCAAAGCTGCTGTGCCTCTAGATGAACATGATGTTGATGAAGCTAAAGGTGATCGTGATGAAAATGGAGGTGAAGAGGAAGGGAAGCCATTGCTGGTTAAAAGGAAAAGGATGAAGCTTGGGATTGTTAAAGCGCGATCCATGAGCAGCTTGCTTGGCCAAACCAACAGTGCAATTGCTGCTGTGGCTGATGAGGATGAAGATAATAATAACAAGTAA